In Gemmatimonadota bacterium, a single window of DNA contains:
- a CDS encoding S9 family peptidase, producing MPRSLRIVFPVLLALTQSAGLAAQDRRPSSLSPADIFQLEYAADPAISPDGAWIAYVRRWSDPMTDRRYSNIWVVKRDGSGHRALTSGKFSEDSPAWSPDGTRLAFASNRGGSTQLWVRWMDTGDAMAVTNGPQAPSAPAWSPDGTQLAFLQLVPRPALVIGTPLAPPPGATWSAPPKYTDRLVFRQDQVGELPSGFVHAFVVPAEGGTPRQVTSGDFQHGGQVYGGGAVTWSADGNELLLAARRGENPEWTARETDLFAFSVATGAMRRLTDRFGPDQSPAASPDGALIAWVGYDDRKQGYQNTLLYVMNRDGSGKRALSTAMDRSVGSPTWSADSRALYVTVDDSGNTKVARVALDGTWRVVARNLGTGTSAYSGGSYSVARDGSIAYTLSTPSVPSEVALAPIATGATRPAARVLTSLNADVLAGKTLGAVEEIWYESSKDKRKIQGWIITPPGFDAKKKYPLILEIHGGPFANYGDRFDEEKQIMAANGFVVLYTNPRGSTSYGEEFGNLIHHAYPGDDFFDLNSGVDAVIAKGYVDEKNLFVTGGSGGGVLTAWMIGHTDRFRAALAFYPVINWESFSLTADMAPSSVNNWFPGMPWDHKDNYDKRSLLSVVKNVKTPTLIMTGEEDFRTPMSESEQYYKALKMLGVESVLVRVPEEPHGIRRRPSHEASKLTTMQGWFEKHKALLQ from the coding sequence ATGCCCCGTTCGCTCCGGATCGTCTTCCCGGTGCTCCTCGCGCTCACGCAGTCCGCAGGACTCGCCGCGCAGGACCGTCGCCCCTCGTCGTTGTCGCCCGCCGACATTTTCCAGTTGGAGTACGCCGCCGATCCCGCCATTTCGCCGGACGGCGCGTGGATCGCCTACGTGCGCCGCTGGAGCGATCCGATGACCGATCGGCGCTACAGCAACATCTGGGTGGTGAAGCGCGATGGGTCGGGGCACCGTGCGCTCACCTCGGGGAAGTTCAGCGAGGACTCGCCCGCCTGGTCACCCGATGGCACGCGCCTCGCCTTCGCGTCCAACCGCGGCGGGAGCACCCAGCTCTGGGTACGCTGGATGGACACCGGTGATGCGATGGCGGTGACGAACGGTCCGCAGGCGCCCAGCGCGCCGGCCTGGTCTCCCGACGGAACGCAGCTGGCCTTCCTGCAACTCGTGCCGCGCCCGGCGCTGGTGATCGGGACGCCGTTGGCGCCGCCGCCAGGCGCCACGTGGTCGGCGCCCCCCAAGTACACCGACCGCCTCGTCTTCCGGCAGGACCAGGTGGGTGAGCTTCCCAGCGGTTTCGTGCACGCCTTCGTCGTCCCCGCCGAGGGCGGGACGCCGCGCCAGGTGACGAGCGGCGACTTCCAGCACGGCGGGCAGGTGTATGGCGGCGGCGCCGTGACGTGGAGCGCCGACGGCAACGAATTGCTCCTGGCGGCGCGACGCGGCGAGAATCCAGAGTGGACGGCACGGGAGACCGACCTGTTCGCCTTCAGCGTCGCCACCGGGGCGATGCGCCGCCTCACCGATCGTTTCGGCCCCGACCAATCGCCGGCGGCATCGCCCGATGGCGCGCTCATCGCCTGGGTCGGCTACGACGACCGCAAGCAGGGCTACCAGAACACGCTGCTGTACGTGATGAACCGCGACGGTTCGGGGAAGCGCGCCCTCTCCACCGCGATGGATCGCAGCGTGGGGAGCCCGACGTGGAGCGCCGATTCGCGCGCCCTCTACGTCACGGTCGACGACTCGGGCAACACCAAGGTCGCCCGCGTCGCCCTCGACGGGACGTGGCGCGTGGTCGCCCGCAACCTCGGCACCGGGACGTCGGCGTACAGCGGGGGATCGTACTCCGTTGCACGTGACGGGAGCATCGCCTACACGCTCAGCACCCCGTCGGTCCCGTCTGAGGTGGCGCTCGCGCCGATTGCCACCGGGGCCACGCGGCCGGCCGCGCGCGTCCTCACGTCGCTCAATGCCGACGTCCTCGCCGGCAAGACGCTCGGCGCCGTCGAGGAGATCTGGTACGAGTCGTCGAAGGACAAGCGCAAGATCCAGGGGTGGATCATCACGCCGCCGGGCTTCGACGCGAAGAAGAAGTACCCGCTCATCCTCGAGATTCACGGTGGCCCCTTTGCCAACTACGGCGACCGCTTCGATGAGGAAAAGCAGATCATGGCCGCCAACGGCTTCGTCGTGCTGTACACCAACCCGCGCGGGAGCACGAGCTACGGCGAGGAGTTCGGGAACCTGATCCACCATGCGTATCCCGGGGATGATTTCTTCGACCTCAACTCGGGGGTCGACGCAGTGATCGCCAAGGGATATGTCGACGAGAAGAACCTCTTCGTCACCGGCGGGAGCGGCGGCGGTGTGCTCACGGCGTGGATGATCGGCCACACCGATCGTTTCCGCGCGGCGCTGGCCTTCTATCCCGTGATCAACTGGGAGTCGTTCTCGCTCACCGCCGACATGGCGCCGTCGTCTGTCAACAACTGGTTCCCGGGGATGCCGTGGGACCACAAGGACAACTACGACAAGCGGTCGCTGCTGAGCGTGGTGAAGAACGTGAAGACGCCGACGCTGATCATGACCGGCGAGGAGGACTTCCGCACGCCGATGTCGGAGAGCGAGCAGTACTACAAGGCGCTCAAGATGCTCGGCGTGGAATCGGTGCTGGTGCGCGTCCCCGAGGAACCGCACGGCATTCGCCGTCGCCCGAGCCACGAGGCCTCGAAGCTCACGACGATGCAGGGGTGGTTCGAGAAGCACAAAGCACTCCTGCAGTAG
- a CDS encoding SGNH/GDSL hydrolase family protein — protein MPPLLTHQAPAYLPARRAPLAFAPPLRRARAVLLAVALAALAAPAQAPAAAPPRDVAALHARHLPPPSATPPARPGTPMRILFIGNSYTYFHNLPDVLAALAAGASPSRQLHVAMEVLGGATLQQHWMRGTALARIEDGTWDVVVLQEQSMLGVHLVDGAPAINAPRLFHRYARLFDRAIRRAGARTVLYSTWRRREAPAAHQAALDDAYLTLGRSIGADVAPVGDAWQRVRSGRPSLELYEPDGSHPSAAGTYLAATVLWGTISGTPPIAFPSRARGRAIRDLGTGSGLEDTLSTLVDLPAEVAQYLQSRAAEALRQPSPSSSPTPAPLPADSAHGEAPALDALPGTWTGTMRLYDAPVEVTLRITSAGGTLRATWTEHYPRGAGNLTTSLADLRVEGGVLRFTIADPRFLTPPIRHQGVWRAGELVGVAEVGTEEQLPHLLGHWTLQRRAPDADDRRRPTDLPLP, from the coding sequence CCTCGCCGCACTGGCGGCTCCCGCCCAAGCACCGGCAGCTGCGCCCCCCCGCGACGTCGCCGCCCTGCACGCCCGGCACCTCCCCCCTCCCTCGGCCACGCCCCCGGCTCGGCCGGGGACGCCGATGCGTATCCTGTTCATCGGCAACAGCTATACGTACTTCCACAACCTCCCCGACGTGCTGGCGGCCCTGGCCGCCGGCGCCTCTCCCTCCCGTCAGCTGCACGTCGCGATGGAGGTGCTGGGGGGCGCCACGCTGCAGCAGCACTGGATGCGCGGCACCGCCCTCGCCCGCATCGAGGACGGGACCTGGGACGTCGTCGTGTTGCAGGAGCAGAGCATGCTTGGGGTACACCTCGTCGACGGTGCCCCGGCGATCAACGCCCCTCGGCTCTTTCATCGTTATGCACGCCTGTTCGACCGGGCCATCCGACGCGCCGGCGCGCGGACCGTCCTGTACTCGACCTGGCGCCGGCGGGAGGCCCCTGCGGCCCACCAGGCCGCGCTCGACGATGCCTATCTGACGCTGGGGCGCTCCATCGGCGCCGACGTCGCCCCCGTCGGCGATGCCTGGCAGCGCGTGCGGTCGGGGCGCCCGTCCCTCGAACTCTACGAACCCGACGGCAGCCACCCGTCGGCGGCCGGCACCTATCTCGCCGCCACCGTGCTCTGGGGGACCATCAGTGGCACTCCCCCAATCGCGTTCCCGTCGCGCGCCCGTGGGCGCGCGATTCGAGACCTGGGGACCGGGAGCGGCCTCGAGGATACGCTCTCCACACTCGTCGACCTGCCGGCCGAGGTTGCGCAGTACCTGCAGTCGCGCGCAGCCGAGGCGCTGCGCCAGCCTTCGCCTTCCTCGTCTCCGACGCCGGCGCCTCTCCCTGCGGACAGTGCGCACGGCGAGGCGCCGGCGCTCGACGCGCTGCCCGGGACCTGGACGGGGACGATGCGCCTCTACGATGCCCCGGTGGAGGTCACCCTGCGCATAACGAGTGCGGGGGGCACACTGCGCGCGACGTGGACGGAGCACTACCCACGCGGTGCCGGCAACCTCACCACGTCGCTGGCCGACCTCCGGGTCGAGGGAGGCGTCCTGCGGTTCACCATCGCCGACCCTCGCTTTCTCACCCCCCCGATCCGGCATCAGGGCGTGTGGCGCGCGGGGGAACTGGTTGGAGTTGCCGAGGTCGGAACCGAGGAGCAGCTTCCTCACCTGTTGGGACACTGGACGCTGCAGCGGCGCGCGCCAGACGCCGACGATCGCCGTCGGCCAACCGACCTGCCGTTGCCGTAA